The Hyphomonadaceae bacterium ML37 genome includes a region encoding these proteins:
- a CDS encoding glutathione S-transferase N-terminal domain-containing protein: MTAPIELHYWPTPNGWKITIALEEMGLPYELKPVNIGAGEQFRPEFLAISPNNRMPAIIDPDGPDGEPVSVFESGAILQYLARKTGLFYGDTPRQRIEVDEWLFWQMGGLGPMAGQAHHFRGYAPKIEPDLSKLEYGKTRYTNEVNRLYGVMDRRLAERDYMAGPYSIADMAAWPWILPEGQGQTLDDFPRLKAWVDRVGERPAVKAGRAAGKEMRVSLADDSEEMKKARDVLFGQRART, translated from the coding sequence ATGACCGCCCCCATCGAGCTGCATTACTGGCCGACCCCCAATGGCTGGAAGATCACCATCGCGCTTGAGGAAATGGGGCTGCCCTATGAACTCAAACCGGTGAATATCGGCGCGGGCGAGCAGTTCCGGCCCGAATTTCTCGCCATCAGCCCCAATAACCGCATGCCCGCCATCATCGATCCCGACGGTCCGGACGGCGAGCCGGTTAGCGTGTTTGAAAGCGGCGCGATCCTGCAATATCTCGCCCGCAAGACCGGGCTGTTCTACGGCGACACGCCGCGCCAGCGCATCGAGGTGGATGAGTGGCTGTTCTGGCAAATGGGCGGTCTGGGTCCCATGGCCGGACAGGCTCATCATTTCCGCGGCTACGCGCCCAAGATCGAACCCGACCTCTCCAAGCTGGAATACGGCAAGACCCGTTACACCAATGAGGTGAACCGGCTCTATGGCGTGATGGACCGGCGCCTGGCCGAGCGCGACTATATGGCCGGGCCCTATTCCATCGCCGACATGGCGGCCTGGCCTTGGATATTGCCTGAAGGCCAGGGCCAGACCCTCGACGATTTTCCGCGTCTCAAGGCCTGGGTGGATCGCGTGGGCGAACGCCCCGCTGTCAAGGCGGGCCGTGCTGCGGGCAAGGAGATGCGCGTGTCGCTCGCCGATGACAGCGAGGAGATGAAGAAGGCGCGCGACGTCCTGTTCGGTCAGCGCGCGCGGACCTGA
- a CDS encoding isopenicillin N synthase family oxygenase — protein MSNIILEDTIRPVSFASAKRDPDGFAAALGRSFRQTGFAVVSDHPVDPGVIERAVADTQAFFALPEATKRQYFQDGGGGQRGYTPFAMENAKGEARKDLKEFWHRGRDLPPGHRYERFMPANVPVTEIARFDASTKALFEALDSMGGVLLEAIARDLGLPDDWFAPTVNEGNSILRLLHYPPIEGEPDGVRAGAHEDINVITLLLGAEEAGLQARTRSGDWLPIQPPEGALVVNIGDMLQRLTNHVLPSTTHRVVNPSHERMAFPRYSTPFFLHFNPDFEIRTLPGCVTPENADRYPDAITAHDYLLERLREIGLK, from the coding sequence ATGAGCAATATCATCCTTGAAGACACCATCCGCCCCGTCTCCTTCGCCAGCGCCAAGCGCGACCCGGACGGATTCGCCGCCGCGCTGGGGCGCAGCTTTCGCCAGACCGGGTTTGCCGTGGTCAGCGATCATCCGGTGGATCCAGGCGTGATCGAGCGCGCTGTGGCCGACACCCAGGCGTTTTTCGCCCTGCCGGAAGCGACGAAGCGCCAGTATTTCCAGGACGGCGGCGGCGGCCAGCGCGGCTATACGCCCTTCGCCATGGAGAACGCCAAGGGCGAAGCGCGCAAGGATTTGAAGGAATTCTGGCATCGCGGACGCGACCTGCCGCCCGGTCACCGCTATGAGCGGTTCATGCCCGCCAATGTGCCGGTGACGGAAATCGCGCGCTTTGACGCCAGCACAAAAGCCCTGTTCGAAGCGCTCGACTCCATGGGCGGGGTGTTGCTGGAAGCCATCGCGCGCGATCTGGGCCTGCCCGATGACTGGTTCGCGCCCACGGTCAATGAAGGCAATTCCATTCTGCGCCTCCTGCACTATCCGCCCATCGAGGGCGAGCCGGATGGCGTGCGCGCCGGCGCGCATGAAGACATCAATGTGATCACGCTGCTGCTGGGCGCCGAAGAGGCCGGCCTGCAGGCCCGGACGCGTTCAGGCGACTGGCTGCCGATCCAGCCGCCCGAAGGCGCGCTGGTGGTCAATATCGGCGACATGCTGCAGCGCCTGACCAATCACGTCCTGCCGTCCACCACCCACCGCGTGGTCAATCCGAGCCACGAGCGGATGGCCTTCCCGCGCTATTCCACCCCCTTCTTCCTGCACTTCAATCCCGATTTCGAGATCCGCACCCTGCCCGGCTGCGTCACGCCGGAGAACGCCGACCGGTATCCGGACGCGATCACAGCCCATGACTATCTCCTCGAGCGGCTGCGCGAGATCGGCCTGAAATGA
- the typA gene encoding translational GTPase TypA gives MTAPVERIRNIAIVAHVDHGKTTLVDKLLRQSGTFADRAVEVERVMDSNDLEKERGITILAKNTAVTWRDYNINIVDTPGHADFGGEVERVLSMVDSVLLLVDAVDGPMPQTAFVTRKALALGLNPIVVVNKVDRPGARPDWVVDQTFDLFDRLGATDEQMDFPVVYASALQGWATLDADKPEADLTALFQTIVDRVKAPNVDPNGPLQLQVSALDYSSYTGVIGIGRITRGRLTRNQNVVVAAPDGKTRRAKVLQVFGFHGLERVERDRASAGDIITFNGVDPLGISDTLCDPEHVEALPPLTVDEPTISMTFQVNDSPFAGREGKFVTTRQIKDRLDRELIHNVALRVTQQDNADKFTVSGRGELHLSVLIETMRREGFELAVGRPQVITKEIDGKLCEPYENLTIDVEEIHQGGVMERLGTRKADLKNMVPDGNGRVRLEYMAPTRGLIGFRSEFLTLTQGSGLMFHTFDHYAPRAAGEVGQRPKGAIISMESGKALAFALWNIQERGKLFIGHGTEVYEGMIIGINARDEDMIVNPLKGKKLTNMRASGTDEAVVLVMPIRLTLEYALEFINDDELVEVTPQTIRVRKKLLLEHERKKASRASA, from the coding sequence ATGACCGCTCCGGTCGAGCGCATTCGTAATATCGCCATTGTGGCCCACGTGGACCACGGCAAGACCACCCTGGTCGACAAGCTCCTGCGTCAGTCCGGCACGTTCGCCGACCGCGCGGTCGAGGTCGAACGGGTCATGGATTCCAATGATCTGGAGAAAGAGCGCGGGATCACCATCCTGGCCAAGAACACGGCCGTGACCTGGCGCGACTATAATATCAATATCGTGGATACGCCCGGTCACGCCGATTTCGGCGGCGAGGTGGAGCGGGTGCTCTCCATGGTCGATTCGGTGCTGCTGCTGGTCGACGCTGTCGACGGACCCATGCCCCAGACCGCGTTTGTGACGCGCAAGGCGCTGGCGCTGGGCCTCAACCCCATCGTCGTGGTCAACAAGGTGGACCGTCCCGGCGCGCGCCCGGATTGGGTCGTGGACCAGACCTTTGATCTGTTCGACCGTCTGGGCGCCACGGACGAGCAGATGGATTTCCCGGTGGTCTACGCCTCGGCCCTGCAAGGCTGGGCGACGCTGGACGCGGACAAACCCGAGGCGGACCTGACCGCGCTGTTCCAGACCATTGTTGACCGCGTCAAAGCGCCGAACGTGGACCCCAATGGGCCCCTTCAGCTGCAGGTCTCGGCGCTGGACTATTCGTCTTATACCGGTGTCATCGGCATTGGCCGGATCACCCGCGGCCGCCTGACTCGCAACCAGAACGTCGTCGTGGCCGCCCCTGACGGCAAGACCCGCCGCGCCAAGGTGCTGCAGGTGTTCGGCTTTCACGGGCTGGAGCGCGTCGAGCGCGACCGCGCGAGCGCCGGCGACATCATCACCTTCAATGGCGTGGACCCGCTGGGCATCTCCGACACGCTGTGCGATCCCGAGCATGTCGAGGCGCTGCCGCCGCTGACTGTGGACGAGCCCACCATCTCGATGACCTTCCAGGTCAATGATTCGCCCTTCGCCGGCCGGGAAGGCAAGTTCGTCACCACGCGCCAGATCAAGGACCGGCTGGACCGCGAGCTGATCCACAACGTGGCCTTGCGCGTGACGCAGCAGGACAATGCCGACAAGTTCACCGTGTCCGGCCGCGGCGAATTGCACCTGTCGGTGCTGATCGAGACCATGCGCCGCGAGGGCTTCGAACTCGCCGTGGGCCGTCCGCAGGTGATCACCAAGGAGATCGACGGCAAGCTGTGCGAGCCGTATGAAAACCTGACCATCGACGTGGAGGAAATCCACCAGGGCGGCGTGATGGAGCGGCTTGGAACGCGTAAAGCCGACCTCAAGAACATGGTTCCCGACGGCAATGGCCGGGTGCGCCTGGAATACATGGCGCCCACGCGCGGCCTCATCGGCTTCCGGTCCGAATTCCTGACCCTGACCCAGGGCTCGGGCCTGATGTTCCACACCTTCGACCACTATGCGCCGCGCGCAGCGGGCGAGGTCGGCCAGCGCCCCAAGGGCGCGATCATCTCCATGGAATCGGGCAAGGCGCTGGCGTTCGCCCTGTGGAACATCCAGGAGCGCGGCAAGCTCTTCATCGGCCACGGCACCGAGGTCTATGAAGGCATGATCATCGGCATCAACGCCCGCGACGAAGACATGATCGTCAACCCGCTCAAGGGCAAGAAGCTCACCAATATGCGCGCTTCAGGTACGGACGAAGCGGTGGTGCTGGTCATGCCGATCCGGCTGACGCTGGAATATGCGCTGGAATTCATCAATGACGACGAGCTGGTCGAGGTGACCCCCCAGACCATCCGCGTACGCAAGAAGCTCCTGCTCGAGCACGAACGCAAGAAGGCTAGCCGCGCGAGCGCTTGA